From Paraburkholderia sabiae, a single genomic window includes:
- a CDS encoding ABC transporter substrate-binding protein: MRTIRQIAAVSGLAFALAAGSTAAHAEKISIMVGGAAKIIYLPAKLTEQLGYFKDEGLDVEILSQPAGVDAENELLAGAVQGVVGFYDHTIDLQSKGKEVQALVIFGQVPGEVEMVSTKASATLKSMADVKGKTLGVTGLGSSTSFLTQYLAQRAGIPSTQYTLLPVGADNSFIAAIKQERIDAGMTTEPTVSQLLKMGDAKVLVDMRTLEGTRAALGGTYPASSFYVQRAWAESHKADATKLSHAFAKTLNFIATHSAEEIAAKMPKDYYGSNKDLYVAALKSSLPMFTKDGKMPADGPETVLKVLASFNPSVKGKHIDLAKTYSNEYVSAVATASK; this comes from the coding sequence ATGCGTACCATCCGCCAGATCGCCGCCGTATCGGGACTCGCCTTCGCCCTCGCCGCCGGCTCCACCGCCGCTCACGCAGAAAAAATCTCGATCATGGTCGGCGGCGCCGCCAAGATCATCTACCTGCCCGCGAAGCTGACGGAACAGCTCGGCTACTTCAAGGACGAAGGCCTCGATGTTGAGATCCTTTCTCAACCTGCGGGCGTCGATGCAGAAAACGAACTGCTGGCAGGCGCCGTGCAAGGCGTGGTCGGCTTCTACGATCACACGATCGATCTTCAGAGCAAGGGCAAGGAAGTGCAGGCGCTCGTGATCTTCGGTCAGGTGCCGGGCGAAGTCGAAATGGTGTCGACGAAGGCATCCGCGACGCTCAAGAGCATGGCCGATGTCAAAGGCAAGACGCTCGGCGTGACGGGCCTCGGCTCGTCGACGAGTTTCCTCACGCAATACCTCGCGCAACGCGCCGGCATTCCGTCGACGCAATACACGCTGCTGCCCGTCGGCGCCGACAACAGCTTCATCGCCGCGATCAAGCAGGAACGCATCGATGCCGGCATGACCACCGAGCCGACCGTCTCGCAACTGCTGAAGATGGGCGACGCGAAGGTGCTGGTCGACATGCGCACGCTCGAAGGCACGCGCGCGGCGCTTGGCGGCACGTATCCGGCGTCGAGCTTCTACGTGCAGCGCGCATGGGCCGAATCGCACAAGGCGGACGCCACGAAGCTCTCGCACGCGTTCGCGAAGACGCTGAACTTCATCGCGACGCACAGCGCGGAAGAGATCGCCGCGAAGATGCCGAAGGACTACTACGGCAGCAACAAGGATCTGTACGTCGCTGCGCTGAAGTCATCGCTGCCGATGTTCACGAAGGACGGCAAGATGCCCGCCGATGGTCCCGAGACTGTGCTGAAGGTGCTCGCGTCGTTCAATCCGTCCGTGAAGGGCAAGCATATCGATCTCGCGAAGACGTATTCGAACGAGTACGTGTCGGCAGTCGCGACGGCATCGAAATAA
- a CDS encoding ABC transporter permease, with protein MSTTPQQMMPAGLDPTSLAQVERIAQKRIRQRNALVIGLRIAVLVLVLGGWEVSARMKWIDPFFFSMPSLIFEQIVDWFVNGTSQGPLLTQVWVTLEETGLGFIIGSVAGVFCGIVLGRNKLLSDVFSLYIKIANSIPRVVLGSVFVIALGLGMASKVALAVVMVFFVVFANAFQGVREADRYMIANAQILGASRRQVTTSVVIPSALSWILASLHVSFGFALVGAVVGEFLGSKQGIGLLISTAQGAFNASGVFAAMIVLAVVALAADYLLTAVEQRLLKWRPNTN; from the coding sequence ATGTCTACTACGCCTCAACAGATGATGCCTGCCGGGCTCGATCCGACTTCGCTTGCACAGGTCGAACGGATTGCGCAGAAGCGCATCCGTCAACGCAATGCGCTCGTGATCGGGCTGCGCATCGCCGTGCTCGTGCTCGTGCTGGGCGGCTGGGAAGTGTCGGCGCGCATGAAGTGGATCGACCCGTTCTTCTTTTCGATGCCTTCGCTGATCTTCGAACAGATCGTCGACTGGTTCGTGAACGGCACGTCGCAAGGGCCGCTGCTGACGCAGGTGTGGGTCACGCTCGAAGAGACGGGTCTCGGCTTCATCATCGGCTCGGTGGCGGGCGTGTTCTGTGGCATCGTGCTCGGCCGCAACAAGCTGCTTTCCGACGTGTTCAGTCTTTACATCAAGATCGCCAATTCGATTCCGCGCGTCGTGCTCGGCTCGGTGTTCGTGATTGCGCTCGGTCTTGGCATGGCGTCGAAAGTGGCGCTCGCTGTCGTGATGGTGTTCTTCGTCGTGTTCGCGAATGCGTTCCAGGGCGTGCGCGAAGCGGACCGCTACATGATCGCGAATGCGCAGATTCTCGGTGCGTCGCGCAGACAGGTGACGACGTCTGTCGTGATTCCTTCGGCGCTGAGCTGGATTCTCGCGAGTCTGCATGTGAGCTTCGGCTTTGCGCTGGTGGGCGCGGTGGTCGGCGAGTTTCTCGGATCGAAGCAAGGCATTGGTCTGCTGATCTCGACGGCGCAGGGCGCGTTCAACGCGAGCGGCGTGTTTGCCGCGATGATCGTGCTGGCTGTCGTTGCGCTGGCCGCAGATTATCTGCTGACTGCCGTCGAGCAGCGGCTGCTCAAATGGCGGCCGAATACGAACTGA
- a CDS encoding sensor histidine kinase — MTGSLRIRLLWWLLVPLAIYVFVTGKAEYDNARRTADLVQDNTLLSSARMIAGEVEWADGMLRVDIPPAALEIFASPYGDQVFYNVSVDDDRLLAGVPDFPLSAKASASATHDSPTYYDADLHGRSIRAIGYVRRMYDNGATRRVLVSVGKTQASRDAMVRELWRPQLVRQLEMMLLAVALACIGLTFELRPLLKVKSEVMDRDPMQLEPLRVDRLHTELRPIVDAINQCIARLGVQVAVQRRFIADAAHQLRTPLTLLDTQLQYARQHRELEPSLGEALAAMQRSNRSMVGLTNKLLLLAQAEAADYTQLANQPVDLASIAKDVIEDLALFAQKRDIDLGAELEASAWMTGHEGLLSALVSNLAENAIRYTQRGGHVTVAVRGDAARVVLSVTDDGPGIPAEARSRVFEPFYRASADTEGTGLGLAIAREIVQAHRGEIALVTGEGEARGLTVKVTFVAASTDAA; from the coding sequence ATGACGGGCAGTCTGCGCATCCGCTTGTTGTGGTGGCTGCTGGTGCCGCTCGCGATCTACGTGTTCGTGACGGGCAAGGCCGAATACGACAACGCGCGGCGCACCGCCGATCTCGTGCAGGACAACACGCTGCTGTCGTCGGCGCGCATGATTGCGGGCGAAGTGGAATGGGCGGACGGCATGTTGCGCGTCGACATTCCGCCTGCCGCGCTCGAAATTTTCGCGTCGCCGTATGGCGATCAGGTGTTCTACAACGTGAGCGTCGACGATGACCGATTGCTCGCGGGCGTGCCCGATTTTCCGTTGAGCGCGAAGGCGTCGGCTTCGGCCACTCACGATTCGCCCACCTATTACGACGCCGATCTGCACGGCAGATCGATACGCGCGATCGGCTACGTGCGTCGCATGTACGACAACGGCGCGACGCGGCGCGTGCTGGTGTCGGTCGGCAAGACGCAGGCGTCGCGCGATGCGATGGTGCGCGAACTGTGGCGTCCGCAACTGGTGCGTCAGCTTGAAATGATGCTGCTCGCCGTCGCGCTCGCGTGCATCGGTCTCACGTTCGAATTGCGTCCGCTGCTGAAAGTGAAGAGCGAAGTGATGGACCGCGATCCGATGCAACTGGAGCCGTTGCGTGTCGATCGTCTGCATACGGAGCTTCGGCCCATCGTCGATGCGATCAATCAGTGCATTGCACGGCTCGGCGTGCAGGTCGCGGTGCAACGGCGCTTCATCGCAGATGCCGCGCATCAGCTGCGCACGCCGCTCACACTGCTCGATACGCAATTGCAATACGCGCGGCAGCATCGTGAGCTTGAGCCGTCGCTTGGCGAAGCGCTTGCAGCCATGCAGCGCAGCAATCGCTCGATGGTCGGGCTCACCAACAAGCTGCTGCTGCTCGCGCAAGCGGAAGCCGCCGACTACACGCAGCTTGCGAATCAGCCGGTGGATCTCGCATCGATTGCGAAGGACGTCATCGAGGATCTCGCGCTGTTTGCGCAGAAACGCGACATCGATCTGGGCGCCGAACTCGAAGCATCCGCGTGGATGACCGGGCACGAAGGTTTGCTGTCCGCGCTGGTGTCGAACCTCGCGGAGAACGCGATCCGCTACACGCAGCGAGGCGGACACGTGACGGTCGCCGTGCGCGGCGACGCGGCGCGCGTCGTGCTGAGCGTCACCGACGACGGCCCCGGCATCCCCGCCGAAGCGCGCAGCCGCGTGTTCGAGCCGTTCTACCGCGCATCCGCCGATACGGAAGGCACGGGCCTCGGCCTCGCGATCGCGCGTGAAATCGTGCAGGCGCATCGCGGCGAGATCGCGCTCGTAACGGGCGAAGGCGAGGCGCGCGGGCTGACCGTGAAAGTCACGTTCGTCGCGGCATCGACGGATGCTGCATGA
- a CDS encoding response regulator: MKLLLIEDNPTLSHWLARMLEQDAFVLDAVQDGEAADQLLRTNRYDVVLLDLNLPRLSGKNVLRRLRQRGDATPVMILTASGSIDEKVELLGAGADDYLVKPFEVRELVARVKVMIRRQTASTANEVSCGDLVFDIDTRQFTLKGVPLNVTPRERSVLETLILRMGKTVSKAALMDSIFTHDDQPSEDALEIYVSRLRKKLDGSSAAIVTLRGLGYLLRKKDDVE; encoded by the coding sequence ATGAAGCTGCTGTTGATCGAAGACAATCCGACGCTGTCGCACTGGCTCGCGCGCATGCTGGAGCAGGATGCGTTCGTGCTCGATGCCGTGCAGGACGGCGAAGCCGCCGACCAGCTGCTGCGCACGAATCGTTACGACGTCGTGCTGCTCGACCTGAATCTGCCGCGGCTGTCGGGCAAGAACGTGCTGCGCCGGCTGCGTCAGCGCGGGGACGCGACGCCCGTGATGATCCTCACGGCGAGCGGTTCGATCGATGAAAAAGTCGAACTGCTGGGCGCGGGCGCCGACGACTATCTGGTGAAGCCTTTCGAAGTGCGCGAACTGGTCGCGCGCGTGAAGGTGATGATCCGGCGGCAGACGGCGTCGACGGCAAACGAGGTGTCGTGCGGCGATCTCGTGTTCGACATCGACACGCGTCAGTTCACGCTGAAGGGCGTGCCGCTGAACGTGACGCCGCGCGAGCGCAGCGTGCTCGAAACGCTGATTCTTCGCATGGGCAAGACGGTGTCGAAGGCGGCGCTAATGGACTCGATCTTCACGCACGACGATCAACCGAGCGAAGACGCGCTCGAAATCTACGTGTCGCGGTTGCGCAAGAAACTCGATGGAAGCTCGGCGGCTATCGTCACGCTGCGCGGGCTCGGTTATCTGCTGCGCAAGAAGGACGACGTCGAATGA
- a CDS encoding ABC transporter ATP-binding protein, giving the protein MNQTRPHGAPAIELRNVSCRFISPDGKATIALRDFSMSVAKGEFVAVVGPTGCGKSTTLSMITGLLKPTTGEVRVMGAPVDGIDPRIGFVFQADAVFPWRSVLDNVAAGPLYRGRSKSAAYDEANEWLRRVGLDKFGKHYPHQLSGGMRKRVALAQTFINKPEILLMDEPFSALDMQTRTLMQDELLQLWSGNAGSVVFVTHDLEEAIALADRVFVLTARPATLKKVYEIDLPRPRVTSEIRYDPRFIEISRDIWHDLREEVQIG; this is encoded by the coding sequence ATGAATCAAACCAGGCCGCACGGCGCACCCGCGATCGAGTTGCGCAACGTATCGTGCCGCTTCATTTCACCCGACGGCAAGGCGACCATCGCGTTGCGCGACTTCAGCATGTCGGTCGCGAAGGGCGAGTTCGTCGCCGTCGTCGGACCGACGGGCTGCGGCAAGTCCACGACGCTCAGCATGATCACGGGCCTGCTCAAGCCGACGACAGGTGAAGTGCGCGTGATGGGCGCGCCCGTCGACGGCATCGATCCGCGCATCGGCTTCGTGTTTCAGGCCGATGCCGTGTTTCCGTGGCGCTCGGTGCTGGACAACGTGGCGGCGGGTCCGCTGTATCGCGGCCGCTCGAAATCGGCCGCCTACGACGAGGCAAACGAATGGCTGCGCCGTGTCGGGCTCGACAAGTTCGGCAAGCACTATCCGCATCAGTTGTCGGGCGGCATGAGGAAGCGCGTCGCGCTCGCGCAGACCTTCATCAACAAGCCGGAAATTTTGTTGATGGACGAGCCGTTCTCGGCGCTCGACATGCAGACGCGCACGCTGATGCAGGATGAACTGCTGCAACTGTGGTCGGGCAATGCGGGCTCCGTCGTGTTTGTCACACACGATCTCGAGGAAGCGATTGCGCTCGCGGATCGCGTGTTCGTGCTGACGGCGCGGCCCGCGACGTTGAAGAAGGTCTACGAGATCGATCTGCCGCGTCCGCGCGTCACGTCGGAAATCCGCTACGACCCGCGCTTCATCGAAATTTCGCGCGATATCTGGCACGACCTGCGCGAAGAAGTGCAGATCGGTTAA
- a CDS encoding heavy metal response regulator transcription factor — protein MRILVIEDEPKTAAYLKKGLEESGYSVEVANDGSHGLILAQEEDYDVIILDVMLPWMDGWTVVKTLRATRTTPVLFLTARDDVNDRVRGLELGADDYLVKPFAFVELLARVRTLARRGPPRESELIRIGDLEMDINRRRVKRGTTRIDLTPREFSLLQLLARRHGEVLSRTQIASYVWDMNFDSDTNVVEVAIRRLRSKVDDNFPVKLIHTVRGVGYVLEIKDAA, from the coding sequence ATGCGAATCCTGGTCATAGAGGACGAGCCCAAAACAGCGGCGTATCTGAAGAAAGGACTCGAAGAGTCCGGTTATTCGGTCGAAGTGGCGAACGACGGCTCGCATGGCCTTATCCTCGCGCAAGAGGAAGACTACGACGTCATCATTCTCGACGTGATGCTGCCGTGGATGGACGGCTGGACCGTCGTGAAGACGCTGCGCGCGACGCGCACCACGCCTGTGCTCTTTCTCACCGCGCGCGACGACGTGAACGACCGCGTGCGCGGCCTCGAACTCGGCGCCGACGATTACCTCGTCAAGCCCTTTGCCTTCGTCGAACTGCTCGCACGTGTGCGCACGCTCGCGCGTCGCGGGCCGCCGCGCGAGAGCGAACTGATCCGCATCGGCGACCTCGAGATGGATATCAACCGACGTCGCGTGAAGCGCGGCACGACGCGCATCGATCTCACGCCACGCGAATTCTCGCTGCTGCAATTGCTCGCGCGCCGCCACGGCGAAGTGCTGAGCCGCACGCAAATCGCTTCGTATGTGTGGGACATGAACTTCGACAGCGATACGAACGTGGTCGAAGTCGCAATTCGACGCCTGCGCAGCAAGGTCGACGACAACTTTCCCGTCAAGCTGATTCACACGGTTCGCGGCGTGGGCTACGTGCTCGAAATCAAGGACGCGGC
- a CDS encoding aspartate-alanine antiporter-like transporter, whose protein sequence is MDAVRTLLETQPLLTLFLTVAVGYVIGECSIKGVALGSGAVLFVGLAIGGFAPKSAPPALLGTLGLLLFLYGIGVQYGGQFFAGLSSMDGLKANAAAVLGVLGAGFVSLALGPLFGVKLDQALGLFAGAGTSTASLQAVLAVLKGEGAAVGYSVAYPFGVAGPILFLYLLNVALASRIEAPPAHIIETAEIALRNQAFVGLTFPELKARLPASLGIVAVRRAHHNQLPADDFVMQTDDVLLATAMDRDELRKAAELLGELQPGRMMRFREDLDYLRVFASSRIVVGRALSDIGFPEGMVCTIAHVRRGDADMLPSPDLILEFGDRVGLLIGPGQREAVRKLFGDSIKGTAELSYISIGVGAALGLLVGLIPLPIPGVGKLSLGLAALLLVALYLGKMRRFGGLVWTMPLSANLVLRNFGLTVFLAQVGLSSGPKFFATIGLTGISFLLYGAAILIALVCITAACCLWLFRLPFDATVGVISGATGNPAILAFANRIAPTDRPDVGYAMIFPSMTIVKILFVEIAAVVVGG, encoded by the coding sequence ATGGATGCAGTCCGGACGTTGCTCGAAACGCAGCCGTTGCTCACCTTGTTTCTCACCGTCGCGGTGGGCTATGTGATCGGCGAATGCAGCATCAAAGGCGTGGCGCTCGGCTCGGGCGCAGTGCTGTTCGTCGGGCTCGCGATCGGCGGCTTTGCGCCGAAGTCCGCGCCGCCTGCGTTGCTCGGCACGCTCGGGCTGCTGCTGTTTCTGTACGGCATCGGCGTGCAATACGGCGGGCAGTTTTTCGCCGGACTGTCGAGCATGGATGGACTCAAGGCGAATGCCGCTGCTGTGCTCGGCGTGCTCGGTGCGGGTTTCGTGTCGCTCGCGCTCGGGCCGCTGTTCGGCGTGAAGCTCGATCAGGCGCTGGGCCTGTTCGCTGGCGCGGGCACGAGCACGGCGAGTCTGCAGGCGGTGCTTGCCGTGCTCAAAGGCGAGGGCGCGGCAGTCGGCTATAGCGTCGCGTATCCGTTCGGCGTCGCCGGGCCGATCCTGTTTCTCTATCTGCTGAACGTCGCGCTCGCGAGCCGGATCGAAGCGCCGCCCGCGCACATCATCGAAACGGCTGAGATCGCGCTGCGTAATCAGGCGTTCGTCGGTCTTACGTTTCCCGAACTGAAGGCGCGCCTGCCCGCGAGTCTCGGCATCGTCGCCGTGCGCCGCGCGCATCACAACCAGTTGCCCGCCGACGATTTCGTCATGCAGACCGACGACGTTCTGCTCGCGACGGCGATGGATCGCGACGAACTCCGCAAGGCCGCCGAGCTGCTCGGCGAATTGCAGCCCGGACGCATGATGCGGTTTCGCGAAGACCTCGACTATCTGCGCGTGTTTGCGTCGAGCCGCATCGTGGTCGGCCGTGCGCTGAGCGATATTGGCTTTCCTGAAGGCATGGTGTGCACGATCGCGCACGTGCGTCGCGGCGACGCCGACATGCTGCCGAGCCCCGATCTCATTCTCGAATTCGGCGACCGTGTCGGCCTGCTGATCGGTCCGGGGCAACGCGAAGCCGTGCGAAAGCTGTTCGGCGATTCGATCAAGGGCACGGCTGAACTGAGCTATATCTCGATCGGCGTGGGCGCGGCACTCGGCCTGCTGGTCGGCCTGATTCCGCTGCCGATTCCGGGCGTCGGCAAGCTCTCGCTCGGTCTTGCGGCGCTGCTGCTGGTCGCGCTCTATCTCGGGAAAATGCGGCGTTTCGGCGGGCTCGTCTGGACCATGCCGCTGTCGGCGAATCTGGTGTTGCGCAATTTCGGCCTGACGGTTTTTCTCGCGCAGGTCGGGCTGTCTTCGGGCCCGAAGTTCTTCGCGACGATCGGGCTCACTGGCATCTCGTTCCTGCTGTACGGCGCGGCGATTCTGATCGCGCTCGTGTGCATCACGGCGGCGTGCTGCCTGTGGCTTTTCCGCTTGCCGTTCGATGCCACCGTCGGCGTGATCAGCGGCGCGACGGGTAATCCCGCGATTCTCGCTTTCGCGAACCGCATCGCGCCGACCGATCGCCCCGACGTCGGCTACGCGATGATCTTTCCGTCGATGACGATCGTGAAGATTCTGTTCGTCGAGATTGCTGCCGTTGTCGTCGGCGGATAG